AGGGGAGAAGTGACCTCCTGGGCTAAAGACATTATTAGCACATGCTCTTTACATGAGATGACGCCTGTGATGACTTACGAGTCTCGCAGTCAAGGTAGAGGAGATCGAGGACACCAGCGCCACAGCACTTGGGGATGTTGTTGGTGACGCCGGCCGAGCAAGGACCATCGTAGATATCGAACTGGTGCTCCTGAGTGGCGTCCGTGGCGGGCGCGGCAATGGCCAGCGAGGCGAAGAGAGCGATGGCAgagaacttcatcttgaataATGTTTATTGCGattgcttgtttgtttgaGTCGGAGAAGAGCTGA
This genomic stretch from Trichoderma breve strain T069 chromosome 1, whole genome shotgun sequence harbors:
- a CDS encoding fungal hydrophobin domain-containing protein gives rise to the protein MKFSAIALFASLAIAAPATDATQEHQFDIYDGPCSAGVTNNIPKCCGAGVLDLLYLDCETPQEVTSPLNPLDAVCARVGLSAKCCTLGIADLGVLCQDALPQ